Within the Streptomyces vilmorinianum genome, the region ATCTTCGAGTCCTCGGCCTTGCTCTTGGCGACCTTGATGTACTCGCGGCGGCGCTCCTCGGTGAGCTCCGGGAACACCACACGGATGATGTTGCCGTCGTTGCTCGGGTTGACGCCGAGGTCCGAGTCACGGATCGCCTGCTCGATGTTGCGCAGCGCGCTCTTGTCGAACGGGGTCACCACGGCCATGCGCGGCTCGGGAACCGAGAACGACGCCAGCTGATTGATCGGCGTGATCGCACCGTAGTAGTCGGCCACGATCTTGTTGAACATCGCCGGGTGCGCACGGCCGGTGCGGATCGCGGCGAAGTCCTCCTTGGCGACCACGACGGCCTTCTCCATCTTCTCCTCGGCCTCGAGGAGGGTCTCTTCGATCACCACTTGCTCCTGCGTGTCGTCGCGTCTTGTCCTG harbors:
- the frr gene encoding ribosome recycling factor — protein: MIEETLLEAEEKMEKAVVVAKEDFAAIRTGRAHPAMFNKIVADYYGAITPINQLASFSVPEPRMAVVTPFDKSALRNIEQAIRDSDLGVNPSNDGNIIRVVFPELTEERRREYIKVAKSKAEDSKISIRSVRRKAKETIDKLVKDGEVGEDEGRRGEKELDDTTAKYVAQVDELLKHKEAELLEV